GGCCGCTTCCGGCCCGGCCACGCCCTCGATGGCGCCGACGGTGCCGAACTCCTCCTTGTGCTTGGACAGCTTGCGCTCGGTCGCGTAGCTCAGGAAGGTCGGGATCTCGGTGCCGCCCGCAGGGATCACGCCGAACGGGAAACCCAGCGCGGTGCCGCGCAGCCACGCGGGGATCGAGCGCTTCCACTCCTGGCGCGTCATGTGCACCCGGCCCATGGTGTTCATCGTCAGGTTGCTGCGGCCCTCGTAGAGCGCCACGTAGAGCGTCTCGCCGACCGCGAACAGCCCCACCGCGACCAGCACCGTCTCGATGCCGTCCATGAACTCGGGCACGCCGCCGGTGTAGCGGATCTGGCCGGTGATCTGGTCCATGCCGACCAGCCCCATGGCCAGGCCGATGAACAGCGCCGTCATGCCGCGCAGCGTGCTCTGCCCCAGCACCGCGGAGACGGTGGTGAAGGCGATCAGCATCAGGCAGAAGTACTCCGGCGGGCCCAGCGTGACGGCGAAGTCCGCCAGCACCGGCGCGAACAACGTGACCAGCACGGTCGCGATCGTGCCGGCGAAGAACGAGCCGATCGCCGCCGTGGCCAGCGCCGCGCCGGCGCGGCCGTGGCGGGCCATCTTGAAGCCCTCGAGCGCGGTCACCATGGTGCCGGTCTCGCCCGGGGTGTTGAGCAGGATGGAGGTGGTCGAGCCGCCGTACATCGCGCCGTAGTAGATGCCGGCGAAGAAGATCATCGACGCGGTCGGGTCGACCTGCGCGGTGATCGGCAGCAGCATCGCGACGGTCACGGCCGGGCCGAGGCCGGGCAGCACGCCGATCGCCGTCCCGAGCGCGCAGCCGATGAAGGCCCACATCAGGTTGGCGCCGGAGGCGGCCGTGGCGAAGCCGCCCATCAAATGGGTCCAGAGGTCTTGCATGTCGGAACTCCGGTGAGGATTACAGCCAGCCGCCGGCCGTGATGGCGGGCAGGTTGAGCGCGAGCAGCTTGTTGAACAGCCAGAACACCGGCGCCGCGATCAGCAGGCCGGTGACGGCGTCGATGACGATCTGGCGCACGCCGCCGTGGGCCTTGCCCTCGGCGCGGCGCAGGCCGCGCACCGCCAGCACGAAACACAGCGTGCAGGCGAGGACGAAGCCGATCGTCGTGATCAGCGACGCGTTGGCGACGACGGCGGCCGCCACCCAGGCGCCCGACAGCCAGTCGGCCTTGGGCGCGCCCGACGGCGGCTCCATCGAGCGGAAGCCGCCGCTGCGCGATTCCCAGATCAGCCACGCGCCGCAGATCAGCAGCACCGCGGCGACGAACCACGGCAGCGCGTTCGGACCGATGCCGGAGTAACCGGCGTCGGACGGGATCGCCGAGGCCCCGAAGGCCATCACGCCGCCGACGACCATGGCCGCGGCGCCGACCAGGGTCTGGTACAGCGGCGCTGGCGTGGCGTCGTCGAATTCAGGCGGAATGCCTGGCGGTGTAGGCGCGACCGGCTTGACGGTCGCGGACGGATGGCCGGCCACGGCCGGCGCGGAAGATTCGGACATGGCGGCCTCCCGGGGTCAGACCATGCCGGACTTGTGCATGATGGCGCGCAGGGACGCGAACTCGTTGTCGACGAAGCTCTCGAAGTCCTTGCCGGTCAGCACGGCCGGCGTCCAGCCGTTCTTCTCCAGCGCTTCGGCCCAGGCCTTGGACTTCGTCGCCTTCACGACGAGGTCGATCAGCACCTGGCGCTGCGCCGGCGTGATGCCGGGTGCGCCGTACACGCCGCGCCAGTTGCCGATCTCGACGTTGTAGCCGAGCTCCTTCATCGTCGGGATGTCCAGGCCCTTGATGCGCTGCGGCGCGGTGATGGCGATCGGGCGCATCTTGCCGCTCTCGATGTAGGCCTGGAACTCGCTGTAGCCGCTGCCGCCGATGCTGACGTTGCCGCCCAGGATCGCGGCCACGGCCTCGCCGCCGCCCCGGAAGGCGACGTAGTTGATCTTGGTCGCGTCGACGCCCACTTCACGCGCGAGCATCGCCGCGGCGATGTGCTCCGTGGCGCCGCGCGAACCGCCGCCCCACTTCACCGAACCCGGGTCCTTCTTCAGCGCCTCGACCACGTCCTTCATGGTCTTGAACGGCGAGTTGGCCGGCAGCACGAAGACGTTGTACTCGCTGGTCAGGCGGGCGATCGGCGTGGCCTGCGTCAGCGTGACGGGCTGCTTGCTGGTGATCAGGCCGCCCAGCATCACGGCGCCCATGACCATCAGCGCGTTCGGGTCGCCCTTGGCGGCGTTGACGAACTGCGCCAGGCCGATGGCGCCGGCCGCGCCGCCCTTGTTCTCGAAGGTCACCGCGCCCGCGGCGCCGGCGTCCTGCAGGGCCTTGCCCAGCGCGCGGCCGGTGATGTCCCAGCCGCCGCCCGGATTGGCGGGCACCAGGATCTTCAGGGCCGCCGCGGCGGCTTGCGCGCCCAGCGGCAGCGTGCCGGTGGCGCCCAGTGCGGCGAAGGCGGCCGCGGACTTCAGGAATTGATCTCGACGCATGCTCATGTCTCCTGTTGTAGATCTGGTCGTCGGGGCAGAGCGCGCACCCGACGTTCGTTGTAGGCGTGCATCCTGCACACGCGGGCTTTCATTCGGCTGTCGGGAAGCTCAGGGTTGACCCTGAGCGGCGGCTGATCAGTGCGTGGCGGACACTGCCGGGCATGAGGCTGTTTTTCGTCGAGGACAACGCCGCGCTGCAGACCACGGTGGCACGGTCGTTCGAGCGCCGCGGCATCCAGGTGCACGGGTTCGCCGAGGGCCGCGTGGCGCTCGAACGCTGGCGCGCGCTGCCGCCGGACGTCGTGCTGCTGGACCTGTCGCTGCCCGACATCGACGGGCTGGAACTGCTGTCGGCCGCGCGCGCCGAGCAGCTCACCACGCCGGTGATCATCCTGACCGCGCGCGGCACGGTGGGCGACCGCATCCTGGGCCTGAACATCGGCGCCGACGACTACCTGCCCAAACCCTTCGACCTCGATGAACTCGAGGCCCGCGTGCGCGCCCTCGCCCGCCGCAGCCGCGGTGCGCCGGGCTCGGCGGGCGGCGCGGGCACGCAGGAGGACGAGTCCTTCCACGGCCTGCGCGTGGACGCCGACAGCGGGGCGATCTACCACCTCGGACTGCCGCTGGACCTGCCGCCGCGAGAGGCCGCGCTGCTGCGCGCGCTGCTCGCGCGACCGGGCCAGGCGGTGGCGAAGGAACGGCTGACGGAGATCGTCTTCGCCGACGACCTCGACGTGCAGCCCGACGCGGTCGAGGTCGTCGCGTACCGGCTGCGCAAGCGGCTGCCCGCGGACGGCGCCCGGCTGGTGACGCTGCGCGGCCTGGGCTACCTGCTCAAGGCGCCGGACTGAGTGGGCCGGGTGATCAGGCTGTCCTCGATGCGCAGCCGGCTGCTGGCCGGCATCCTGGTGCCGGTCGGCCTGCTGATCGCGGCCAACGCGCACCGGCTCTACGAAGACGCGCTCAAGGCCATCGACACGGCCTACGACCGCACGCTGCTCGCCTCCGCGAAGACCATCGGCGAACAGCTCG
This genomic stretch from Mitsuaria sp. 7 harbors:
- a CDS encoding tripartite tricarboxylate transporter substrate binding protein; translated protein: MRRDQFLKSAAAFAALGATGTLPLGAQAAAAALKILVPANPGGGWDITGRALGKALQDAGAAGAVTFENKGGAAGAIGLAQFVNAAKGDPNALMVMGAVMLGGLITSKQPVTLTQATPIARLTSEYNVFVLPANSPFKTMKDVVEALKKDPGSVKWGGGSRGATEHIAAAMLAREVGVDATKINYVAFRGGGEAVAAILGGNVSIGGSGYSEFQAYIESGKMRPIAITAPQRIKGLDIPTMKELGYNVEIGNWRGVYGAPGITPAQRQVLIDLVVKATKSKAWAEALEKNGWTPAVLTGKDFESFVDNEFASLRAIMHKSGMV
- a CDS encoding tripartite tricarboxylate transporter TctB family protein; the encoded protein is MSESSAPAVAGHPSATVKPVAPTPPGIPPEFDDATPAPLYQTLVGAAAMVVGGVMAFGASAIPSDAGYSGIGPNALPWFVAAVLLICGAWLIWESRSGGFRSMEPPSGAPKADWLSGAWVAAAVVANASLITTIGFVLACTLCFVLAVRGLRRAEGKAHGGVRQIVIDAVTGLLIAAPVFWLFNKLLALNLPAITAGGWL
- a CDS encoding tripartite tricarboxylate transporter permease, with product MQDLWTHLMGGFATAASGANLMWAFIGCALGTAIGVLPGLGPAVTVAMLLPITAQVDPTASMIFFAGIYYGAMYGGSTTSILLNTPGETGTMVTALEGFKMARHGRAGAALATAAIGSFFAGTIATVLVTLFAPVLADFAVTLGPPEYFCLMLIAFTTVSAVLGQSTLRGMTALFIGLAMGLVGMDQITGQIRYTGGVPEFMDGIETVLVAVGLFAVGETLYVALYEGRSNLTMNTMGRVHMTRQEWKRSIPAWLRGTALGFPFGVIPAGGTEIPTFLSYATERKLSKHKEEFGTVGAIEGVAGPEAANNAAVTGTLVPLLTLGIPTSVTAAILLSALQNYGIQAGPQLFETSSTLVWALIASLYIGNVMLLVLNLPMVGLWVKLLRIPRAPLYAGILIFATVGVYGMRQSAFDLYVMLAIGLLGVVMRRFDFPTAPVVVGMILGPLAEAHLRNGVAIGGGSWSVFLQRPLSASLLAIVVIVLLLPRVMKWMSARKAREHAAAIG
- a CDS encoding response regulator transcription factor, whose translation is MRLFFVEDNAALQTTVARSFERRGIQVHGFAEGRVALERWRALPPDVVLLDLSLPDIDGLELLSAARAEQLTTPVIILTARGTVGDRILGLNIGADDYLPKPFDLDELEARVRALARRSRGAPGSAGGAGTQEDESFHGLRVDADSGAIYHLGLPLDLPPREAALLRALLARPGQAVAKERLTEIVFADDLDVQPDAVEVVAYRLRKRLPADGARLVTLRGLGYLLKAPD